One Catenulispora sp. GP43 genomic window, ACGACGTCGCGCCGGCGGGCGCCGCCACGGCGCGGGCGAAGGCGCGGCCGGTCCGCGGTCGCCCCGGTCGCCCCGGTCGCCGCGGTCGCCGCGGGATCGACCGGCTGGACGCGCTGTTGTGCGCGGCGGTGCGCGGCGTGCTCTGGCTGTGGGTCGCGATGATGGTGGTCCTGACCCTGTGGGTCGTGCTGTCCTCGCTCAAGACCAACGGGGAGGTCTTCGAGAACCCGTTCGGCCTGCCGAAGTCGCCGCAGTGGCGGAACTACAGCGTCGCCTGGTCGGTGTCCGGGTTCGGGCAGGCGGCGTTCAGCTCGGTCACCGTGGTCGCCGCCGCCGCGCTGCTCACCATGGCCCTGGCCACCCCGGCGGCGTACGTGCTGGCGCGGGTGGACCGGCGCAGCGCCTCGCGTGTCATCACCTACTTCGCCATCGGCATGGGGATCCCCGCGCAGGCGCTGGTGGTGCCGTTCTTCCTGATGGCCAACGACCTGTCCACCTTCATGACCGACTGGGTCACCGGCTGGTGGGACGACCGGATCTCGCTGGCGCTGATCTACATCGTCCTGTCCCTGCCGTTCACGGTCTACCTGCTCACCATGTACTTCCGCTCGCTGCCCACCGAGATCGAGGAGGCGGCCGCGGTGGACGGCGCCGGGCCCACCCGGACCTTCGTGGCGATCATGCTGCCGCTGGCCCGGCACGGGCTGGTGACCGCGCTGGTGCTGAACATCGTGGCGCTGTGGAACGAGACGCTGTTCGTGCTGATCGTGGTCGGCGACCCGCAGCAGCGGACGCTGCCGGCGACCCTGCTGGAGCTGTACAACACGATGCAGTACACGTCGGACTGGGGCGGGCTGTTCGCCGGCATCGTCATCCTGGTGATGCCGATGATCCTGCTCTACCTGTGGGCCGGCCGGCGGATCGTCCAGGCCATGACGCAGGGCGCGCTCAAATAGCCGCGCCCGATTCGCTATGAGAGGTGAGATCGCAATGCTCAAAGTGGCGATCCTGGGCTTCTGGCACGTCCACGCGACGGGCTACGCCGAGGCGATCCGGGCCCATCCCGGCACCGAACTGGTGGCGATCTGGGACCCCGATCCGGCGCGCGGCACCGAGGCTGCCGAGCGGTGGGGCGTCCCGTTCGTGCCAGACCTGGAGACCGTGCTCGCCGGCGACGTCGAGGCGGTGGTGGTGACGACGGCGACGGTCGAACACGCGGCGGTCATGGTGCGCGCCGCGGACGCCGGGAAGCACATCTTCGCCGAGAAGCTGCTCGGCGTGGACCTCGGCGAGGCAGACGCCATCATCGCCGCCGCGCGGCGGGCCGGGGTGGCGCTGACGGTCGCGCTGCCGCGTCTGACCGAGCACTACACGCGGACCGTCGACCGCCTCCTCCAGGCCGGCGGGTACGGCGACCTGACGTACGCACGGGTCCGGCTGGCCCACGACGGTTCCATCAACGACTGGCTCCCCGCACGGTTCTACGACCCGGCGGAGGCGGTCGGCGGCGCTTTCACCGATCTGGGCTGCCATCCCGTCTACTTGCTGGACCACTTCTTCGGCCGGCTCCCGGTCTCGGTCTCGGCGGTCTACGGCCGGATGAGCGGCCGCGGCGTCGACGACAACTCGGTGGTCACCTTCCAGTACGACGACGGTGCGATCGGGGTCGCCGAGACCGGATTCGTCGCCGCGGGCTACAGCCCCTTCACGATCGAGCTCCAGTGGAACGGCGCCACCCTCTTCTACGGCTACTCCGGCGAGGAGTTCCTGCTGTGGCAGGAGGGCCGGTCCCGAGTGCTGGAGGCGGCCGGCCAGGACGGCCCGACGCCGTTCGAGCAGTGGGTGGAGCACGCCGCGGCCGGG contains:
- a CDS encoding carbohydrate ABC transporter permease, translated to MNQAADDVAPAGAATARAKARPVRGRPGRPGRRGRRGIDRLDALLCAAVRGVLWLWVAMMVVLTLWVVLSSLKTNGEVFENPFGLPKSPQWRNYSVAWSVSGFGQAAFSSVTVVAAAALLTMALATPAAYVLARVDRRSASRVITYFAIGMGIPAQALVVPFFLMANDLSTFMTDWVTGWWDDRISLALIYIVLSLPFTVYLLTMYFRSLPTEIEEAAAVDGAGPTRTFVAIMLPLARHGLVTALVLNIVALWNETLFVLIVVGDPQQRTLPATLLELYNTMQYTSDWGGLFAGIVILVMPMILLYLWAGRRIVQAMTQGALK
- a CDS encoding Gfo/Idh/MocA family protein; translation: MLKVAILGFWHVHATGYAEAIRAHPGTELVAIWDPDPARGTEAAERWGVPFVPDLETVLAGDVEAVVVTTATVEHAAVMVRAADAGKHIFAEKLLGVDLGEADAIIAAARRAGVALTVALPRLTEHYTRTVDRLLQAGGYGDLTYARVRLAHDGSINDWLPARFYDPAEAVGGAFTDLGCHPVYLLDHFFGRLPVSVSAVYGRMSGRGVDDNSVVTFQYDDGAIGVAETGFVAAGYSPFTIELQWNGATLFYGYSGEEFLLWQEGRSRVLEAAGQDGPTPFEQWVEHAAAGTLDEANLTAARNLTELVTMANESAATGCSVSRPPK